The Tubulanus polymorphus chromosome 1, tnTubPoly1.2, whole genome shotgun sequence genome contains a region encoding:
- the LOC141902093 gene encoding amino acid transporter heavy chain SLC3A1-like isoform X1, with the protein MASSVNGKHMWPILDDLLNKRPANGSNSNDHTDLAASRSTMLTNLSTDSSQDLSVYIIHDTRTPPSSSVTNSVTGPSLKLHGSTTSNSVTGLSFDTDTTDPRIKQNGCSGVDTDTVTEGYSFERWNWRLIHRILLVSFLILLISLYVTCISLVVVYSRQCSNERYWWQGTVIYRTNIHRFCRPARGISFLQCAESKIPYVKTLNVKSVQIGNLLESKTDPNGRRLVTNHRNIHSDIGNERDLRRFLDRIRREKLKLILEFPVGFTSIEHEWFIKSKSQNLQTGNQYTQYYIWNNQPSKHVNNSTTGFHENWNYESQRNQYYKSYMDKYNALLNWNSPAVRNDMYKVLQRWLSLGINGIYFKDLEHVEVHRLTDILKLIRSWRSLINSYSSNSVIMVSSEFIDRFKTQTEPNSVDELYKLVDIVDTVIDVNVKNNLTDQFTVEIPRKFIQSKKGKSSYPWPCWHLRHIDAEFSLPAALITAILPGSWCLQFGQEFGDTEVSLGNSRLSVGSRGADAIKWWQTGNVWIPTTDRIGNIEKSKPTRDFMKSLLALRVNEAVLMMNGIDSDDDQLFTGYSVKSLRSNTFAIRRYYPRKYSLLTIVNFRRNEIFGDFSDILYRGDVKLDSHGFYSGWNHWNELALKSGQCLLAKQKV; encoded by the exons ATGGCTTCATCAGTGAATGGAAAACACATGTGGCCGATTTTAGATGATTTGCTGAATAAACGTCCGGCAAATGGAAGCAACAGTAATGATCATACCGATCTGGCAGCGTCCCGGTCAACAATGTTAACAAATCTATCAACGGATAGTTCACAAGATTTATCCGTTTATATCATTCATGATACAAGAACTCCTCCATCCTCTAGCGTTACTAACTCTGTTACTGGTCCATCCTTGAAACTGCACGGTTCGACTACTTCAAACTCTGTTACTGGTTTGTCATTTGATACCGATACAACTGATCCTCGTATTAAACAGAATGGCTGCAGCGGTGTTGATACGGATACCGTTACCGAGGGTTACAGTTTTGAACGCTGGAACTGGCGTTTAATTCATCGTATTTTACTCGTCAGTTTTCTGATATTATTAATTAGTTTATACGTAACATGTATCAGTTTAGTGGTAGTTTATTCCAGGCAGTGTTCTAATGAGAGATACTGGTGGCAGGGAACGGTTATTTATAGAACTAATATCCATCGATTTTGTCGTCCAGCTCGTGGTATCAGTTTTCTGCAGTGCGCAGAATCTAAGATTCCTTACGTCAAGACGTTAAACGTTAAATCCGTCCAAATCGGAAATTTGTTAGAATCGAAAACTGACCCGAACGGCCGTCGTCTAGTAACTAACCATCGGAATATTCATTCAGATATCGGGAATGAACGCGACTTGCGACGATTTCTCGATAGAATTCGACGAGAaaagttgaaattgattttagaatttcCGGTTGGTTTTACGAGTATCGAACACGAATGGTTCATTAAGAGTAAATCACAGAATTTACAAACTGGGAATCAATATACACAGTATTACATCTGGAATAATCAG CCATCGAAACATGTGAATAATTCGACAACtggttttcatgaaaattggaATTACGAATCGCaaagaaatcaatattataaATCTTATATGGATAAATATAATGCGCTGTTGAACTGGAATTCACCAGCT GTTAGAAACGATATGTACAAAGTGCTTCAGAGATGGTTGAGTTTAGGAATAAACGGAATCTACTTCAAAGATTTAGAACATGTTGAAGTTCATCGTTTGACCGATATACTGAAACTGATTCGATCGTGGCGTTCACTGATTAACAGTTACTCATCGAACAGTGTCATAATGGTTTCATCAGAATTTATTGATCGATTTAAAACCCAAACAGAACCAAACTCCGTTGATGAATTATATAAATTAGTCGATATCGTCGATACTGTAATAGATGTGAATGTTAAAAATAATTTGACCGATCAATTTACGGTTGAAATACCTCGTAAATTCATACAGAGTAAGAAGGGTAAGTCGTCTTATCCGTGGCCTTGTTGGCATCTACGTCATATAGATGCGGAGTTCAGCTTACCTGCAGCTCTTATCACTGCTATTCTACCAGGTTCGTGGTGTTTACAATTTGGACAAGAATTCGGAGACACAGAG GTGTCTTTGGGAAACTCGAGATTGTCAGTTGGTAGTCGCGGCGCTGATGCGATAAAATGGTGGCAAACTGGAAACGTTTGGATTCCAACAACGGATCGAATTGGGAACATTGAGAAATCGAAACCAACTCGAGATTTCATGAAATCATTGCTCGCTTTGAGAGTAAATGAAGCGGTTTTAATGATGAATGGAATTGATTCTGATGATGATCAGTTATTCACTGGATATTCTGTTAAATCATTGCGTAGTAATACGTTTGCAATACGTAGGTACTACCCTCGTAAATATAGCTTACTTACGATCGTTAATTTCAgacgaaatgaaatattcggCGATTTCTCAGATATTTTATATCGAGGAGACGTAAAATTAGATTCACACGGATTTTATTCCGGTTGGAATCATTGGAATGAACTTGCTCTGAAATCTGGTCAGTGTTTATTAGCTAAACAGAAAGTATGA
- the LOC141902105 gene encoding monocarboxylate transporter 12-like, whose amino-acid sequence MELEEDPARRDEETVAPPIAPDGGWGWIVVIAAFIVYVIADGCTFSFGVFYTELLDYFQQSKGKTAIIVGLLYGFPLLISPFICALVTSFGCRIIGRLGGIFTGFAFLISIFATSVEFLCFTIGLIGSVGLAMCYLSSIVSVSFYFDKRRGLATGLAVCGSGIGTLVFAPLIEAMLVQYSWRGSLLLISGICFNMLITGAAFIPVVKETNSTIRPASPAATKRLPGIRDLRYRSQYLLADDEDSESHCRSQTHRSDVRRKASLILSVDSKVVNVTESCPELTTVRETVNDSTTSDDKTIVSRLKSFWVNLKDVFRSMIEPSIAKNVRFLMFCGSNFLLCLWFGVPYVYITDFARLYDISMQDGSLLVSVIGISSMFGQIGLGFLSDKSGRPVLIYAVAMCLCGGAVCFVPVCFEYWAMCLAMSIFGFFIGANYALATLIVIELVGLEKMPIAFGWLQLGQGIATLTGTPLAGLMYDLTGDYDLTFSVAGAWIILSGLILFPVIIKDNFFSTDKTKLKAAEYSEVPVIDL is encoded by the exons ATGGAACTGGAAGAAGATCCTGCTCGCCGAGATGAAGAGACCGTGGCTCCCCCTATAGCCCCTGATGGAGGATGGGGTTGGATTGTTGTAATCGCTGCGTTTATCGTCTATGTAATCGCCGATGGTTGCACGTTCTCGTTCGGAGTTTTTTACACCGAACTTTTGGATTATTTTCAACAAAGTAAAGGAAAAACGGCTATAATCGTCGGACTGTTATACGGATTCCCGTTGTTAATAAGTCCGTTTATTTGCGCGTTAGTTACGAGTTTCGGATGTCGTATTATCGGTCGTTTAGGGGGTATATTTACGGGTTTTGCATTTTTGATCAGTATTTTTGCTACGTCAGTTGAATTCCTCTGTTTTACTATCGGACTGATCGGTAGTGTCGGACTAGCGATGTGTTATTTATCGTCCATTGTCTCTGTGTCGTTTTATTTCGATAAACGTCGAGGACTAGCGACCGGACTAGCAGTCTGTGGATCAGGAATAGGAACTCTAGTCTTCGCGCCGTTGATTGAAGCGATGTTAGTCCAGTACTCATGGAGAGGTTCCCTGTTACTCATATCCGGGATCTGTTTCAATATGTTAATAACCGGAGCCGCGTTCATCCCCGTTGTCAAGGAAACCAATTCAACAATACGTCCAGCATCACCGGCAGCAACTAAACGATTACCGGGGATACGAGATTTACGGTATCGTAGTCAGTATTTATTGGCGGATGACGAAGACTCCGAGAGTCATTGCAGGAGTCAGACTCATCGCAGTGACGTCAGGCGTAAAGCTAGTTTGATTTTAAGCGTCGACTCAAAAGTGGtgaatgttactgaaagttgTCCAGAATTAACGACCGTTCGAGAAACAGTAAACGACTCAACGACAAGCGACGATAAAACTATCGTTTCCAGATTGAAATCATTCTGGGTGAATTTAAAGGATGTTTTTCGCTCAATGATCGAACCTTCGATCGCGAAGAATGTGagatttttaatgttttgcgGGTCTAATTTCCTGCTGTGTTTGTGGTTCGGAGTTCCGTATGTTTATATCACTGATTTTGCGAGACTTTATGACATCTCGATGCAGGACGGTTCGTTATTAGTTTCAGTTATCGGAATCAGTAGTATGTTCGGTCAGATCGGTCTAGGATTCCTCTCCGATAAATCCGGCCGTCCTGTGTTGATATACGCTGTTGCTATGTGTTTATGCGGTGGTGCCGTCTGTTTCGTGCCGGTTTGTTTCGAGTATTGGGCGATGTGTCTCGCGATGAGTATATTCGGATTTTTCATCGGAGCAAACTACGCGCTGGCAACTCTTATCGTTATAGAACTCGTCGGGTTGGAGAAAATGCCGATAGCATTCGGCTGGTTACAGTTAGGTCAGGGGATAGCTACATTGACCGGTACCCCTCTAGCAG GATTGATGTATGATTTGACTGGTGATTACGATTTAACGTTTTCTGTCGCCGGAGCTTGGATTAttttatctggtttaatattgtTTCCTGTTATCATCAAAGACAATTTTTTCTCAACGGATAAAACAAAACTCAAAGCTGCCGAATACAGTGAAGTTCCAGTCATTGATCTATAG
- the LOC141902093 gene encoding uncharacterized protein LOC141902093 isoform X2, whose amino-acid sequence MASSVNGKHMWPILDDLLNKRPANGSNSNDHTDLAASRSTMLTNLSTDSSQDLSVYIIHDTRTPPSSSVTNSVTGPSLKLHGSTTSNSVTGLSFDTDTTDPRIKQNGCSGVDTDTVTEGYSFERWNWRLIHRILLVSFLILLISLYVTCISLVVVYSRQCSNERYWWQGTVIYRTNIHRFCRPARGISFLQCAESKIPYVKTLNVKSVQIGNLLESKTDPNGRRLVTNHRNIHSDIGNERDLRRFLDRIRREKLKLILEFPVGFTSIEHEWFIKSKSQNLQTGNQYTQYYIWNNQPSKHVNNSTTGFHENWNYESQRNQYYKSYMDKYNALLNWNSPAVRNDMYKVLQRWLSLGINGIYFKDLEHVEVHRLTDILKLIRSWRSLINSYSSNSVIMVSSEFIDRFKTQTEPNSVDELYKLVDIVDTVIDVNVKNNLTDQFTVEIPRKFIQSKKGSWCLQFGQEFGDTEVSLGNSRLSVGSRGADAIKWWQTGNVWIPTTDRIGNIEKSKPTRDFMKSLLALRVNEAVLMMNGIDSDDDQLFTGYSVKSLRSNTFAIRRYYPRKYSLLTIVNFRRNEIFGDFSDILYRGDVKLDSHGFYSGWNHWNELALKSGQCLLAKQKV is encoded by the exons ATGGCTTCATCAGTGAATGGAAAACACATGTGGCCGATTTTAGATGATTTGCTGAATAAACGTCCGGCAAATGGAAGCAACAGTAATGATCATACCGATCTGGCAGCGTCCCGGTCAACAATGTTAACAAATCTATCAACGGATAGTTCACAAGATTTATCCGTTTATATCATTCATGATACAAGAACTCCTCCATCCTCTAGCGTTACTAACTCTGTTACTGGTCCATCCTTGAAACTGCACGGTTCGACTACTTCAAACTCTGTTACTGGTTTGTCATTTGATACCGATACAACTGATCCTCGTATTAAACAGAATGGCTGCAGCGGTGTTGATACGGATACCGTTACCGAGGGTTACAGTTTTGAACGCTGGAACTGGCGTTTAATTCATCGTATTTTACTCGTCAGTTTTCTGATATTATTAATTAGTTTATACGTAACATGTATCAGTTTAGTGGTAGTTTATTCCAGGCAGTGTTCTAATGAGAGATACTGGTGGCAGGGAACGGTTATTTATAGAACTAATATCCATCGATTTTGTCGTCCAGCTCGTGGTATCAGTTTTCTGCAGTGCGCAGAATCTAAGATTCCTTACGTCAAGACGTTAAACGTTAAATCCGTCCAAATCGGAAATTTGTTAGAATCGAAAACTGACCCGAACGGCCGTCGTCTAGTAACTAACCATCGGAATATTCATTCAGATATCGGGAATGAACGCGACTTGCGACGATTTCTCGATAGAATTCGACGAGAaaagttgaaattgattttagaatttcCGGTTGGTTTTACGAGTATCGAACACGAATGGTTCATTAAGAGTAAATCACAGAATTTACAAACTGGGAATCAATATACACAGTATTACATCTGGAATAATCAG CCATCGAAACATGTGAATAATTCGACAACtggttttcatgaaaattggaATTACGAATCGCaaagaaatcaatattataaATCTTATATGGATAAATATAATGCGCTGTTGAACTGGAATTCACCAGCT GTTAGAAACGATATGTACAAAGTGCTTCAGAGATGGTTGAGTTTAGGAATAAACGGAATCTACTTCAAAGATTTAGAACATGTTGAAGTTCATCGTTTGACCGATATACTGAAACTGATTCGATCGTGGCGTTCACTGATTAACAGTTACTCATCGAACAGTGTCATAATGGTTTCATCAGAATTTATTGATCGATTTAAAACCCAAACAGAACCAAACTCCGTTGATGAATTATATAAATTAGTCGATATCGTCGATACTGTAATAGATGTGAATGTTAAAAATAATTTGACCGATCAATTTACGGTTGAAATACCTCGTAAATTCATACAGAGTAAGAAGG GTTCGTGGTGTTTACAATTTGGACAAGAATTCGGAGACACAGAG GTGTCTTTGGGAAACTCGAGATTGTCAGTTGGTAGTCGCGGCGCTGATGCGATAAAATGGTGGCAAACTGGAAACGTTTGGATTCCAACAACGGATCGAATTGGGAACATTGAGAAATCGAAACCAACTCGAGATTTCATGAAATCATTGCTCGCTTTGAGAGTAAATGAAGCGGTTTTAATGATGAATGGAATTGATTCTGATGATGATCAGTTATTCACTGGATATTCTGTTAAATCATTGCGTAGTAATACGTTTGCAATACGTAGGTACTACCCTCGTAAATATAGCTTACTTACGATCGTTAATTTCAgacgaaatgaaatattcggCGATTTCTCAGATATTTTATATCGAGGAGACGTAAAATTAGATTCACACGGATTTTATTCCGGTTGGAATCATTGGAATGAACTTGCTCTGAAATCTGGTCAGTGTTTATTAGCTAAACAGAAAGTATGA
- the LOC141914938 gene encoding putative transmembrane protein INAFM2 yields MRDENSTPHFKPPKAFADDKPKLQKNKGNSNKKWVRLATVFAYVLSVSLAATVLAIYYSLFWNPQLLSAGNSTTTVKNNVTGTTVAGGGGAGGGGAGGVG; encoded by the coding sequence ATGAGAGACGAAAATTCAACCCCGCATTTCAAGCCTCCGAAAGCTTTTGCAGATGACAAACCGAAACTACAGAAAAATAAAGGCAACTCGAATAAGAAATGGGTGAGATTGGCGACTGTGTTCGCGTACGTTCTCTCCGTTTCATTAGCTGCAACTGTGCTGGCTATTTACTACAGTTTGTTCTGGAATCCACAGTTATTGTCAGCCGGTAATTCTACTACTACTGTTAAAAACAATGTGACTGGGACAACAGTGGCAGGTGGAGGTGGTGCAGGTGGAGGTGGTGCAGGTGGAGTAGGATAG
- the LOC141905698 gene encoding uncharacterized protein LOC141905698 — translation MSDTIGQEFNEEDTTPVLNVKLEGCIEPVIGLQYITEFHSLDANGKLQMRYTCSICGGKMDIGLIMSHILGVRHRCLTMKENPAYQEMYEDITNKEIKRKRSELSELASNFAMQIEVEEGRQKVRVVRESAPVLPPTKPELCPVMRPQPEPHLFPGMQPVLERPPHADIQLEGQVKEISSQIKAEFHKRGGDIESIIREAMKPRVEGSASHQRTTANQWNHGSDGNQIRKRRWVDDEMMGGNFRGPVTGPTTEMERQYNPTISREFSLGMGDQHGLRVGSVHGPGMGEHGLRVGSVHGPGKGDQHGLRMGSVHGSGIGDEHGLRMGGVHDFERGNDSGFRGDFGRREDDFRSEERRDNRLREGRGWDSNNREDMERDPGWRGEWDNGSRGEDDLRSGIDRDSGWRENREWDSGPRRGRGWDSGPRRGREWDSGQRGGREWDSGSRGEDDLRSGIDRDSGWRENREWDSGPRRGRGWDSGPRRGRGWDSGPKGGREWDSRPNEDRGWDSGQGGGRNNIRNGPVIPSLFDISTDSGGGENREELFRGSDREGGFRGADVENREEQFRRADVENREEQFRRADVENREERFRRADVEEPAVKRRADLSNPVILEYLEEKKRFFQMMDRELGLTNVNTEHEQFLEQNYRPSNRSDHQLERHGCDNEFEMARGGARMRRSVERYDRWGQGMSKY, via the exons ATGTCGGACACCATCGGTCAAGAGTTTAATGAAGAAGATACCACACCAGTTTTAAACGTCAAACTAGAAGGATGCATTGAACCTGTCATCG GTTTGCAGTATATTACTGAGTTTCACAGTTTGGACGCGAATGGCAAATTACAAATGAGATATACGTGTAGTATTTGTGGAGGTAAAATGGATATCGGATTGATAATGTCTCATATATTAGGAGTTCGTCATCGGTGTTTAACTATG AAAGAAAACCCGGCGTATCAGGAAATGTATGAAGATATTACGAACAAAGAAATAAAGCGAAAACGATCGGAACTTTCTGAATTAGCGTCAAATTTCGCGATGCAAATTGAGGTCGAAGAAGGTCGTCAGAAAGTACGAGTTGTACGCGAAAGTGCaccagtgctgccacctacgAAACCCGAGCTATGTCCAGTGATGCGCCCGCAACCAGAACCTCATTTATTCCCTGGAATGCAGCCAGTCTTGGAACGACCCCCTCATGCAGATATACAACTTGAAG GACAAGTTAAAGAGATTTCTAGTCAGATAAAGGCGGAGTTTCATAAAAGGGGCGGAGATATCGAGTCAATCATACGTGAAGCTATGAAACCTCGTGTGGAGGGCAGCGCATCTCATCAACGAACAACTGCAAATCAGTGGAATCATGGATCTGATGGAAACCAGATTAGGAAGAGAAGATGGGTTGACGATGAGATGATGGGTGGGAACTTCAGAGGACCAGTGACTGGACCAACAACTGAAATGGAGCGACAATACAATCCAACAATATCCAGGGAATTCAGTTTAGGAATGGGTGATCAACATGGATTGAGAGTGGGCAGTGTACATGGACCTGGAATGGGTGAACATGGATTGAGAGTGGGCAGTGTACATGGACCTGGAAAGGGTGATCAACATGGCTTGAGAATGGGCAGTGTACATGGATCAGGAATTGGTGATGAACATGGATTGAGAATGGGCGGTGTACATGACTTTGAAAGAGGAAATGACTCTGGTTTTAGAGGTGACTTTGGAAGAAGGGAAGATGACTTTAGGTCAGAAGAGAGAAGGGATAATCGGTTGAGAGAGGGTCGAGGTTGGGACTCAAATAATAGAGAGGATATGGAGAGGGACCCTGGATGGAGAGGAGAATGGGACAATGGATCAAGAGGAGAAGATGACTTAAGGTCAGGAATAGACAGAGACTCTGGATGGAGAGAAAATAGGGAATGGGACTCTGGGCCAAGAAGGGGCAGGGGATGGGACTCTGGGCCAAGAAGGGGCAGGGAATGGGACTCTGGACAGCGAGGAGGCAGAGAATGGGACTCTGGATCAAGAGGAGAAGATGACTTAAGGTCAGGAATAGACAGAGACTCTGGATGGAGAGAAAATAGGGAATGGGACTCTGGGCCAAGAAGGGGCAGGGGATGGGACTCTGGACCAAGAAGGGGCAGGGGATGGGACTCTGGACCAAAAGGGGGCAGGGAATGGGACTCGCGGCCAAACGAGGATCGGGGTTGGGACTCTGGACAGGGGGGAGGCAGGAACAATATACGAAATGGACCTGTAATTCCAAGtctgtttgatatttcaacGGACAGTGGGG GTGGTGAGAATAGAGAGGAACTGTTCAGAGGATCTGATAGAGAGGGAGGGTTCAGAGGAGCTGATGTTGAAAACAGAGAGGAACAGTTTAGACGAGCTGATGTTGAAAACAGAGAGGAACAGTTTAGACGAGCTGATGTTGAAAACAGAGAGGAACGGTTTAGACGAGCTGATGTTGAGGAACCTGCAGTGAAAAGAAGAGCAGATCTGTCTAATCCAGTCATACTGGAATATTTAGAAGAGAAAAAACGTTTCTTTCAAATGATGGACCg GGAACTCGGTTTAACGAATGTGAATACAGAGCACGAACAATTCCTCGAACAGAATTATAGACCCAGTAACCGTAGCGACCACCAACTCGAGCGTCATGGTTGCGATAATGAGTTTGAGATGGCCAGAGGCGGAGCTAGAATGAGGAGAAGTGTCGAACGATATGACAGATGGGGTCAAGGCATGTCGaagtattga